The genomic region GGTCTCCTCAGTTTAGTTTCAAATccttattaatgaaaaaaaaaacacctcttttcctttttctttatttcaccaAAAGGAAGAGCCAATCAGATTCACAGACACAGTTTGCTAAATGCTTTGAACATCCTGGCTTCTTACATTTGCAAGACAAAGACTATATTTGAACTAGAATTACAATTTTTTCGACAGTCATTGAAGCAGTTATCAGCAATTTTGATCCAATGATTTGAAGCAACCAAAAGTCCACTGAAGCTAAAGGTAAGCTAAATCGTTGTCTTATTGGTCATTGACTTTTCCCAAGAAAAGAAACAAGACAAAAGAAAAATTTTCACAATGGCTATTTTTTTAACTGcaaatacgtgtgtgtgttttgttatagtaaagccacatcgggctatctgctgaacccatcgAGGAGAATAAAGCCCCTTGAATTTAGCTAACTGGAAGTGTAACGAAGAAAAGCAGCAACCCAAGAACCAATAAATCAAAATGATATATCACTTGCCTTCTACGACTGCATTTGGGCTTCTCACCCTTTCTTCCTTCAGCAGCAGTGGTCTAAGTGAAACCAGAATCAAGCGAATGAAGCAATAAGGTAAATACATTTTTTCCACGTGGTATTTCCTAAAACCTTCTACTCTAAGAGCAGGATGAAGAAGAACTTTTTGATCTTTTATCACCCATGGTTTATTCAAACCTAAAACATGTTgggaaagaaagaaagataaatactTGAAACACTCACAGCTATGTCAAAAATGAAAGAACCCTGGAAGTTAACCATATCTTCATAAGGTCACATAGCTGAGCGATAGGAGAGTGGTCAAGATCATCTCAGAATCGCAAGGCTATTTCGAGTGCAAAACAATAGCTTCTGCAAAGCCAGAATACCCAGAATTTCTTTGTTGTGAGGTGAAATGTTGAGAGTGAACTGCATTAAATGGCCATAACTTTTCCTAAACTCCTATGCAAGTGCACTCCAATACCATAATAATTTATCTTCGTGGCATGTTCAACAATGTCAGAGCAGCTAGATAGAATCCACTTTTTATTTTAGGCAATATTGTATATCATTGACATTGAGTGTCAAAATTGTATTTGCACCTTCCTGTAATTTGTTACAACAGTTACAGATGTGTACATTTGTCGGACAGTGGAAACACATGGATATGACGAAAATTCTCCAAGGAACGTTCAGTGAACCATCTTAAAGCTTCGTAAAATATCATGGTATTTCTATTAAAATAGTTAGCGTGCTTTGGCTTTCAGGATATGCACTACATGACATCACTTCCAACTGATCCCAATATCAGTGgacgcttttgtttgtttggaaatttcgcacaaagctactcgagggctatctgtgctagccgtccctaatttagcagtgtaagactagagggaaggcagctagtcatcaccccccaccgccaactcttgggctactcttttaccaacgaatagtgggattgaccgtcacattatacacccccacggctgggagggtgagcatgtttagcgcgacgcgggcgcgaacccgcgaccctcggattacgagtcgcacgccttacgcgctaggccatgccgggccaatcagTGGATGTAACTTTCTTGGATAATCTTACATTCATCAGGAGAGTAGAACTATGACgttatttccagttttatcaTAAATGGTGGCCTGCTGTGTTTGATTCATCTGTCTTGTATGGTGTGATATCATTTAGATCTTGTTGACATACAAGAAGGAATCCTCTAATGGGTGCAGCCATCTTCATTAGCCAATTAGTGGTGACTTACAAGCATTTTTGATGTTATAAGTAACAAGTTTCTTCATGAAGGATTTCCCTCAAATTAAACCAGTTTAAATACATAGTGAGCCAGGTAACAAGCCTATGAGAAatttttatcatcatttattAATGATTTGCCTCTATATGTACATTGATAATTGAtattaataatgttgttgtttttttagtgtgttttttaccATTTCTATAAAGTACCATTGAGAATTATCAAAATTGCCAGAGTTAACTTTACAGAAAGGACTTAAGACTTTAAGGTGAATCATTTGGAATTAAAATCATTTTGGTGAATTAAGTTTTCTGAAGAATGTAAAGAGAGTTAATTGGTAAGCACTTGTGAATTATGTTGCTCTTTCAGTTCTCACAAGTTGTCAAGCAGTATAACTGttactaagtttatttttaaatacgtaACACAAACACAAGCTTAGTAAGTTCGTCGATGGAATTATACAGTCATAACCAAAAAATTATACAACATGCCATATATCCAGTGGCTCAGCTGAAAGTctgaataaaacttttaaaacaagggTTTCGTGGTGggaacagcacagataacccgttgcattttttgtgcttaataacaaacaaacaaaaacaagccttTCTTTAAGGCAAGTGTTTTCTTCGTTTGGTCATTTGTAAATTTCAAATAGATCGTAAAGTCTTctataacactgaaaacaattAAGAACACTAAACATATGAAACATTTCGTATTTCTAACTTACTTTAACGTGGAGATTTCTGAATGTAAAAAAGTAACGAGTTAATAGTAAATgttgtaataatttcattttacttgTCTTTTACTGgttatattttcagttaaatctCAAGAACGGGTCGACTTTCAAATCAAGTAAAACGGCGCTGAAAATGCTTCAAGATTATGGTCGACTGTCAAATTACCTACGTCACGTATTGATTTTTTATCTGCAGGGTGCACTTGTGTGTATAGTTAACACTGAATCATATAACGTTAATTAGTTACTgactgaaagaaatatttcagttgttagtataaaaaaataataacactgGACTCCGATATTTTATATccaatatcaaataatatttcatacaacCCGtcactgaatattattttatttccatatttcGTCCAGAATATTCTCGATAGTTTAACTCAAAATTTGTTCACATTGTTTTCTCTGTTTCCATGGGAACATGTACTTCACGTTTCCAAACGTACTCtgagaatatgaaacaaaattatccaAGCTGATTTGATGTGAACGACAATTTACACCTTGGAAAATACAGCAACTGGGATGTGGAGAAATCGGGATAAAACTTACAGCAAACGTTATAGATTTTAGAGAAATCAAGTTGTGTTTGTACTTAGTGTCACGTAAGGAGCACGCATCACGTAGAATGAGACACTGGACAACTAGCGCTGCCGTCAAAGACAGCAAAACAACCGGGTTTCCAGCCTTCGACAACAATAACGATTTATGCTTTAGTTCGACACAATGAAAGTATATTTGTGAGATACGCACATGCGGGTGAGTTtagatagaagtttataaaatactttgttaTCCATAGTAATTTCACACTGTATTTTATAGAGACTTATTACGGAATATTATTAGACTTTTTCATGTTAATGGATGTTATTTTGCCCATAAAAAATAGACAAAATGTACAACAGtacatgaaattttattataCTGTTGTAAGGTTGTTCCTTCGttagaaagatattttaaattatttatctgCTGAAAGTTATTTAAAGTCCAGATAACGTAAGGGTAACAAAGTAGTTTACTTCTTACTTGACGTTTGTACAAGCGTTAAACACTATTGTAACTTCTAGGCCTTTTTTACAAGGGGCATTCCAATGTACATACCACGCTAACTATACTacattaatatgaaaaacaaagttaattcTACAACTTTACGGCTGATCCACCAAGaagctgtaaaaaaaataacaaaaaacacgtCTATGTCGGATTAAGGTTCAGATGGACCTGGGACCAAatttttacaccaactgttaaaaaacacactaaatctcgtgatatatgttatttttaataaacattttctaatgATGCGTGGTTTTAATAGAACTATTGTAATAATACAACAGATGTGACAAGTGAATTCTGGGAAGATACTCTTTATCTGATGTACATATTGTTCATGGTAGACTTTAGTTTTTCAAAGTTAAaaggttctttatttttcttctgtcTCTTTACGGTCGGTAAAGTTAAAAATGTGTATTGGAGGATTCAGGTTTGGTAGACCTTAGTTTCCCGCCATTTTGACAGGTTTTTGCTCTTGTGTCGCAAAACATTATCTTGTTACAATTCTACATACAGTGAGTACGATTGATCtacaatatttgtgttttttggtttctttttcagAAAACATCGTTGTTCGCATCATTCGTACTTTCCCAACGTGATAGAAAACGATCTTTCAGCAGAGGCGGCACTTCATGACTTTCATCAACGTCCAGGTAAACACCGCGGGGTCAAGTACCGTTTATAATGTCACAATAATTTCTACTTGAtagatatttaaaacttttaaatgacATTTATGCAATagttgctgtaaatatttatcaataaaaatttcAGAGTtacacttaacatttttttacgTAAAATACGAAGATTGTAAGATGTTAATTGGTTAATGGCAGaatattattcataattgtttgttaaaagtggatgatatagtaatatattatACAAGTAAGTTCAAGATGTTATACTATCACCAaattcttattataataaatcaGTTTCGATGagtttaagtttttctaaaacTACGGAGGCATAACAGTTGTAATTTTAACTGTCAAGCTTAGTTCTCAGAATTCAAAGAAAGATAACTTTAAATTCGAGATCATAATATTTTCAAAGTCTAAGATCAAAAGACatgacaaaattaataaattgtccAAAAGCATAGTGAAACTTGAAGTCAACAGAAACAGACATTCCTGAATAccagtaacaatatttttacttgtacTGTAGTTTTTTGTTATCATGTCTTCAGGTGAGCCCTTCAGTATTACATCTTAATCTTCCTCATGCACATGATTAATTTTATCAGATCTTTTGATATACATCAATAAAACTGGCTGTATAGATCGATAACTATATAATGAGAATTTAAcactttaatacttttaatacgtttttatcaataatatttgaaaaaaagggTGTATCAGAAACAATGTAACTCTTGGGTcactaattttgtattttattttcatgtttcaccAACTGGAAAGACTTTAGTAACAATGGCAggtgaagattgtttgtttttgaatttcacgcaaagttacacgagtaatacctgtgctagccgtccctaattttgaggtgtaagaacagagggaaggcagctagccctTACCACTCAcagtcaactcttgaactactcttttaccatcttgtagtgggattgaccgtcacagcataatgaccccacggctgaatgtgcgagcatgtttgatgtgacgaggatttgaacccgcgcctCTCGGATTACGATttgagcaccctaatcaccaAGCCATGCCAGGACCATAGATGAAGTTATTTTCACGTTGTTGTTTCTAATTGTTTTCTTACTTGTTTCACAAGTAAATCTAAGCAGATCAGTGACTCTTAATAAACAGCAAAATGTtagttattaatatacatatgtggtataggataattgtatattttactacTGATACATTAAGAGCAGGAAGTAACAAAACATATCACTTAAGCAATTCGTAATCACCATCTTTTCATTTATGGTTTGTATTTTTCACTTTAACTTGTAGAAAAGACCAACTGTTCTTCTGCCAGCTTagagaataaaaacatattcacCAATCAAGGTGTTTCAACAATactatagaaaagaaaaattctggGTCCTCACTTGAAGCAACGTTTGAGAAGAATTCATATTAAGTTACATCAAATAATACGCCCGAATCGCCACAGCCAGTTAGACATCAAAACAACATCGAATCAAGATGTGAAAAGGAATTAAAGCCACTGTGTCAGTACCTTGAAACATCTGTTAGCAACAGTGGGGATTTTGACTTTCAAGAGTATCAAAGAAAACGTAGTGAAGTTCAAGTTAAGGAACATGATAAAGCTGATAGCGTAGGTGAGAACCTTATACTTACCAAGAGAAAAGACTATCAACAACACCAGGAAGGAAGGACAAATGAGAATAATAAAACTCAACATGATCATTCTTCCGATTACCAAGATTGGAATTATATTGAGCCAACTTCACCAATAAGAAATCCTGATAACTTAAAGCAGTCAGGAAATATGGATTTCACCACATCAAACAAAACCAACTTTTCTGGTCGTCAAGGAGAACGGCCAAAAGCAATACTACCAAAGACAAACATTCAAATAACAGGAGATCACCACTTTTCTACTACCACAAAGGACATCTTTCGCGGTTTGCAAGGTGAAAAGGTTCAGCCTTTTCGACCTCAAGGCAATATCGCTACGGAAACAGGCGTTATATCAACTGAAACAACTACAAAGACAGCTTATGGATCTTGGAACAAGATTGATAGACCAGAAGCTATAAAaccaaaagaaactttaaaatctgAAGGTCTAATGGAATTTGGTACGACTTCAAAACACGAATTCTCAGAGAAGAAAATCGACATCGTTCGTGGAAAGGGGCCGGATACTGAAATCAAAGTTGGTGGTGGGAGTTTCAGTGGACGAACAACGAACCAAGAAACTTACAAATCAATAACATCGGGAAAAATGGAAAGTATGAAACCTAATTCAACGTACGTTAGAAGCGACAGTTCTTTTCAACAAGAAACGACGAGTAAAAGTGACTTTCAACCAATAACACAAGGACAACGTCCTCATGCAATCAAACATGAAGACAACTTGAAGCATTCTGGTAAAATGGAATTTTCCACAACAACTCAGAAGGCGTTTGTGGCAACTAGTGGAGAAAAGCCAAACCCGATAAGGCccaaaaataacttgtatgttgGGGAGGGCAGTATACAGTCCACAACTACAACTAAAGAATCTTTTGGTGGACTGATTGGTGAGAAAATAAGGAGTATCAAATCAGAAAGTAAAACTGCTTTATTTAACCCCAAAACAGAAGACAAAACTACAGCTAAAACAGATTACCAACAATTGGAGGGGACACAGTGCCAAAATCTAATTAATCATGCAGATAATTTAAATGTTGCCCAACGTATGAATAACAGTTTTGAAAAAACTACATCTGAATCAGATTTCAACCAATACCAACAGGAATATATCAGCCCTATTCGATCTCCTTCAGACAAATCAAAATTGAAAGGACAGTTTTCTTCTACAAAAACAAAGCTAGAGTCATATGAAGAGAATAGGAAAACCCAACATAATTATTCTTCCGGTTACCAAGACTGGAATTATATTGAGCCAACTTTACCAATAAGAAAACCTGATAATTTACATCAGTCAGGAAATATGGATTTCAccacaacaaacaaaaccagttttTCTGGTTGTCAAGGAGAACGGCCGAAAGCAATACTACCAaagacaaacattaaaataacaggAGATCACCACTTTTCTACTACCACTAAGGACATCTTTCGTGGTTTGCAAGGTGAAAAGGTTCAGCCTATTCGACCTCAAGGCAATATCGCTACGGAAACAGGCGTTATGTCAACTCAAACAACTACAAAGACAGCTTATGGATCTTGGAAGAAGTTTGATAGACAAGACCCTATAAAACCAGAAGGAACTCTGAAACCTGAAGGTCCAATGGAATTTGGTACGACTTCAAAACATGAATTCTCAGAGAAGGAAATCGACATCATTCGTGGAAAGGGGCCAGATACAGAAACCAAGATTGGTGGTGAGAGTTTCAGTGGACAAACAACGAATCAACAAACCTACAAATCAATAACATCAGgaaaaatgaaaagtatgaaaCCTAACTCAAAGTACTTAAGCAACAGTCCTTTTCAAGAAGAAACGACAAGTAAA from Tachypleus tridentatus isolate NWPU-2018 chromosome 1, ASM421037v1, whole genome shotgun sequence harbors:
- the LOC143246237 gene encoding uncharacterized protein LOC143246237, with amino-acid sequence MDFTTSNKTNFSGRQGERPKAILPKTNIQITGDHHFSTTTKDIFRGLQGEKVQPFRPQGNIATETGVISTETTTKTAYGSWNKIDRPEAIKPKETLKSEGLMEFGTTSKHEFSEKKIDIVRGKGPDTEIKVGGGSFSGRTTNQETYKSITSGKMESMKPNSTYVRSDSSFQQETTSKSDFQPITQGQRPHAIKHEDNLKHSGKMEFSTTTQKAFVATSGEKPNPIRPKNNLYVGEGSIQSTTTTKESFGGLIGEKIRSIKSESKTALFNPKTEDKTTAKTDYQQLEGTQCQNLINHADNLNVAQRMNNSFEKTTSESDFNQYQQEYISPIRSPSDKSKLKGQFSSTKTKLESYEENRKTQHNYSSGYQDWNYIEPTLPIRKPDNLHQSGNMDFTTTNKTSFSGCQGERPKAILPKTNIKITGDHHFSTTTKDIFRGLQGEKVQPIRPQGNIATETGVMSTQTTTKTAYGSWKKFDRQDPIKPEGTLKPEGPMEFGTTSKHEFSEKEIDIIRGKGPDTETKIGGESFSGQTTNQQTYKSITSGKMKSMKPNSKYLSNSPFQEETTSKSDFQPIAQGQRPHAIKHEDNLKHFGKMEFSTTTQKAFVAPSGEKPNPIRPKNNLYVGEGSIQSTTATKEAFGGLTGEKIKCIKPQSKTASSNC